In one Thermanaerovibrio velox DSM 12556 genomic region, the following are encoded:
- a CDS encoding ATP-binding protein: MEFVAPDEIRVSLDIEAPESHALNTGGPRPFPRVNGYLLIPVDEAFLVGQVEWVIVEPAPFPKRRGLQDFGLVDLPYPLRRLRLNPMGTLRAKSAAGEFSFRRGTDALPSIGAPVLLPTDSQLGSIVECGEKKRVCIGTSPVANDAKVYVDPDRLFGRHLAVLGNTGSGKSCTVAGLIRWSLEAAKQTCSDGPPNARFIILDPNGEYSHAFPADDPTVKTRVFKVKPGNGEKPLKVPLWFWNSAEWCSFTQASAKTQRPALIHALRWVREGLTEPAPDTCHEMWRFLRTLVTIIRAEKNAGTPWGQFPRPKSFFEKLEKWKTALESEIDSFDGDQKTRLQKLVEKIESLCAPRRKQHAHYDFIHSEVEELLAETSTAHSAFGGSESETFPADVDAPRPFEGASLVRALEASAEMLGVLEHVDTLLVRIRALLADARMKPIMDRATDTTLEGWLTDCIGMEGAENGCVSVLDLSLVPSDVVHIITAVIARMVFEALQRYAKLNGKPLPTVLVMEEAHTFIKRYKEDLDSPDAAAVCCQVFDRIAREGRKFGLGLVLSSQRPSELSPTVLSQCNTFLLHRISNDRDQELVHRLVPDNLRGLLRDLPSLPSQHAILLGWASELPVLVKMHDLPESQRPRSDDPDFWDVWTGKNEKGEIVKREIDWKTVAEAWQQGSTERSEEES, from the coding sequence GTGGAGTTCGTTGCTCCGGATGAGATCAGAGTCAGTCTTGACATCGAGGCACCGGAGTCTCACGCCCTAAACACCGGCGGACCAAGACCCTTTCCAAGGGTGAACGGCTACCTCCTCATCCCGGTCGACGAAGCATTTCTCGTCGGACAGGTGGAATGGGTCATAGTCGAACCAGCGCCCTTCCCGAAGCGCCGCGGCCTGCAGGACTTCGGGTTGGTGGATTTGCCATATCCGCTTCGGCGCCTCCGTCTCAACCCGATGGGCACTTTGCGTGCAAAGTCAGCCGCCGGCGAATTCTCATTCCGTCGAGGTACTGATGCGTTGCCTTCGATTGGCGCTCCTGTTCTCCTTCCTACCGATTCCCAACTAGGATCCATCGTTGAGTGTGGCGAAAAGAAGCGTGTCTGCATCGGTACAAGCCCTGTGGCGAACGATGCAAAGGTATATGTCGATCCCGATCGGCTCTTCGGGCGTCATCTCGCCGTGCTGGGGAACACCGGCAGCGGCAAGTCCTGCACCGTCGCCGGGCTGATCCGCTGGAGCCTTGAAGCGGCAAAGCAGACCTGCTCGGATGGCCCGCCCAATGCACGCTTCATTATCCTTGACCCGAACGGCGAATACTCCCATGCCTTCCCTGCGGATGACCCCACGGTCAAAACACGAGTCTTCAAAGTGAAACCTGGCAATGGAGAAAAACCTCTGAAGGTGCCGCTATGGTTCTGGAACAGTGCGGAGTGGTGCTCGTTCACACAGGCGAGCGCGAAGACACAACGCCCCGCCCTTATTCACGCCTTACGTTGGGTTCGCGAAGGCCTTACTGAGCCGGCGCCCGATACGTGCCACGAGATGTGGCGATTCCTCAGAACGCTTGTGACCATCATACGTGCAGAGAAGAACGCAGGTACTCCATGGGGACAATTCCCTAGGCCAAAGTCGTTTTTCGAAAAACTCGAAAAGTGGAAGACTGCTCTTGAATCCGAAATAGATTCGTTCGACGGTGATCAGAAAACTCGCCTTCAAAAGCTTGTGGAAAAAATCGAGTCTCTTTGTGCGCCCCGTCGCAAACAGCATGCGCACTACGACTTTATCCATTCGGAAGTTGAAGAACTTCTTGCTGAAACAAGTACGGCTCACTCGGCTTTCGGGGGTAGCGAATCCGAGACCTTTCCTGCTGACGTGGACGCGCCCCGACCTTTCGAAGGAGCATCCCTTGTTCGGGCGCTCGAAGCCTCAGCAGAAATGTTGGGTGTATTGGAGCATGTCGATACGCTGCTGGTAAGGATCCGGGCGCTACTTGCCGACGCGCGCATGAAGCCCATTATGGACAGAGCAACCGACACGACGTTAGAAGGGTGGCTGACGGATTGCATTGGCATGGAAGGCGCCGAGAATGGTTGCGTGTCGGTGCTCGATTTGTCTCTTGTACCGAGTGACGTAGTACACATTATTACGGCTGTAATCGCTCGGATGGTCTTCGAGGCGCTGCAACGGTACGCCAAGCTCAATGGCAAGCCTCTCCCAACGGTCCTCGTTATGGAGGAGGCACACACGTTCATCAAACGGTACAAGGAGGACCTTGACTCGCCCGATGCCGCGGCCGTGTGCTGTCAGGTCTTCGATCGGATCGCCCGCGAAGGTCGGAAGTTTGGCCTGGGCCTCGTTCTATCATCTCAGCGCCCCTCTGAACTCTCTCCTACGGTCCTATCGCAATGCAATACCTTTTTGCTTCATCGAATCAGCAACGACCGGGACCAGGAGCTGGTTCATCGTCTCGTACCGGACAACCTCCGAGGATTGTTGCGCGACCTTCCGTCGCTGCCTTCCCAACACGCGATTCTATTGGGATGGGCGTCAGAACTACCGGTTTTAGTCAAGATGCACGATTTGCCTGAATCCCAGCGGCCGCGCTCCGACGATCCGGACTTCTGGGATGTGTGGACTGGTAAGAATGAGAAAGGCGAAATTGTAAAGCGCGAGATTGACTGGAAGACGGTTGCAGAGGCCTGGCAGCAAGGTTCTACTGAAAGAAGTGAGGAAGAGTCATGA
- a CDS encoding restriction endonuclease subunit S, translating into MIDGLPPYPAYKDSGVPWLGKVPEHWEVVPLKRLAWFKSGAGFPVHYQGETSAEIPFFKVSDMNIRGNEKYLHVCANTVSMAVAQDLGATVLPAGTIVFPKVGGALLTNKRRIAANQCCIDNNMMGCVVRNGNRDFLFLIMNYIDLGQIAKPGPVPAISEGEVREIRVALPSAPEQTAIVRFLDYKDRRIRRSIRAKQKLIKLLEEYRQALIHQAVTGKIDVRTGKPYSAYKDSGVPWLGHVLEHWELKPLKRFVRLNASVLAETTPADYEFRYIDIGTVGTGFLTREPQRLRFGNAPSRARRVLHQGDTIISTVRTYLKAVYFVDKDPEALVCSTGFAVLTPGPSTQPKYVSYLVQSNTFTDRVTAESVGTAYPAIAEGRLGSFYVPVPPLPEQTAIVEYLDAETAKLDAAIAAARREIELLREYRERLIADVVTGKVNVREVAAQLPEEPPEEEAGTDEEEPVAEELATVDSQEESNGEE; encoded by the coding sequence ATGATCGACGGACTCCCCCCCTACCCCGCCTACAAAGACTCCGGCGTGCCGTGGCTGGGCAAGGTGCCGGAGCATTGGGAGGTTGTTCCTCTGAAGCGATTAGCCTGGTTCAAGAGCGGCGCGGGCTTTCCGGTTCATTACCAAGGTGAAACGAGCGCAGAGATTCCATTCTTCAAGGTCTCCGACATGAATATCCGGGGCAACGAGAAGTATCTTCATGTTTGCGCTAACACGGTTTCGATGGCCGTTGCGCAGGACCTCGGAGCGACGGTGTTGCCAGCAGGAACGATTGTGTTTCCAAAGGTGGGCGGCGCACTCTTAACGAACAAACGACGCATCGCTGCAAACCAATGTTGCATTGATAACAATATGATGGGCTGCGTTGTGCGGAACGGCAATCGAGACTTCTTGTTCTTAATAATGAACTACATCGACCTCGGGCAGATTGCGAAACCAGGGCCAGTACCTGCTATTAGCGAAGGGGAAGTGCGGGAGATACGAGTTGCCCTGCCCTCGGCGCCCGAGCAAACCGCCATTGTCCGCTTCCTTGATTACAAAGACCGGCGGATCCGGCGCTCCATCCGCGCCAAGCAGAAGCTGATTAAGCTGCTCGAAGAGTACCGGCAGGCCCTTATCCACCAAGCCGTCACCGGCAAGATTGACGTCCGCACCGGCAAGCCCTATTCGGCCTACAAGGACTCCGGCGTCCCCTGGCTGGGCCACGTGCTGGAGCATTGGGAACTCAAGCCGCTCAAACGGTTCGTACGGTTAAATGCGAGTGTCCTGGCAGAAACTACTCCTGCTGACTATGAATTCCGGTACATTGACATAGGTACGGTGGGCACAGGTTTTCTAACCAGAGAGCCACAACGGCTCCGATTTGGTAACGCCCCCTCACGCGCCAGACGAGTTCTTCATCAGGGAGATACCATTATCTCAACCGTTCGAACTTACCTGAAGGCGGTCTATTTTGTGGACAAAGATCCAGAGGCTCTAGTGTGTTCGACCGGCTTTGCTGTTTTGACGCCAGGACCCAGCACACAGCCGAAATACGTGAGCTACTTGGTGCAGAGCAATACTTTCACTGATCGTGTAACTGCCGAATCGGTTGGCACGGCTTACCCGGCAATTGCCGAGGGGCGACTTGGATCATTCTATGTCCCCGTTCCACCCCTCCCCGAACAAACCGCCATCGTCGAGTACCTCGACGCCGAGACGGCCAAGCTCGATGCCGCCATCGCCGCCGCACGCCGGGAAATCGAACTGCTGCGTGAATACCGCGAGCGGCTCATCGCCGACGTGGTCACCGGCAAGGTGAATGTGCGCGAGGTCGCGGCGCAGTTGCCCGAGGAGCCGCCTGAGGAGGAGGCTGGAACCGACGAAGAAGAGCCTGTTGCCGAAGAGCTCGCAACCGTAGATTCGCAGGAAGAGTCCAATGGCGAAGAGTAA
- the rhuM gene encoding virulence protein RhuM/Fic/DOC family protein → MAKSKSTSKHQVIREPLAARGGEIVFYQAPDGPVKLDVRLERDTIWLSLNQMAALFDRDKSVISRHLRNVFREGELDRESVVAFFATTAADGKTYQVEYYNLDAIISVGYRVNSKRGTQFRIWATQVLRDHILRGYTVNERRLRELQQTIRLVSTLADRRALSGEEATGLLRVVHDYSVALKLLDDYDHGRILPVRGDRETAEPISLEEAWRVIGELKERYSAGELFGVEQGNRLGGILVGVFQTVGGADVYPTIADKAAHLLYFLVKDHPFVDGKKRIGATLFLRFLEKNGLLYRSDGSRLLSKEELVALTLLLAESSPKDKESLVRLTTYLLSSKHDEVVRNV, encoded by the coding sequence ATGGCGAAGAGTAAATCAACATCGAAGCATCAGGTGATTCGAGAACCGCTGGCTGCCCGGGGCGGCGAGATTGTCTTCTATCAGGCGCCCGATGGCCCGGTCAAGCTGGACGTCCGGCTGGAAAGAGACACCATCTGGCTCAGCTTAAACCAGATGGCGGCGCTCTTTGATCGGGATAAGTCTGTGATATCAAGGCACTTGCGCAATGTGTTCCGGGAAGGCGAGCTGGACCGGGAGTCAGTTGTTGCATTTTTTGCAACAACTGCCGCAGACGGGAAAACCTACCAGGTCGAATACTACAACCTCGACGCCATCATCTCGGTCGGTTACCGGGTCAACTCCAAGCGCGGCACCCAATTCCGTATCTGGGCTACTCAGGTGCTGCGCGACCACATCCTTCGGGGCTACACGGTCAATGAGCGCCGCCTCAGGGAACTGCAACAGACGATCCGGTTGGTCTCCACGCTGGCGGACCGGCGAGCACTCAGCGGCGAGGAGGCAACAGGTCTGTTGCGGGTGGTGCATGACTATTCCGTTGCGCTCAAGCTTCTGGACGACTACGACCATGGCCGGATTCTGCCCGTACGAGGTGACCGCGAAACTGCTGAGCCCATTTCGCTGGAAGAAGCTTGGAGAGTAATTGGCGAGTTGAAGGAGCGATATTCCGCTGGAGAGTTGTTCGGCGTGGAACAAGGAAACAGGCTCGGCGGGATTTTAGTTGGCGTCTTTCAGACTGTCGGCGGCGCAGACGTGTATCCGACGATCGCGGATAAGGCGGCGCACCTACTGTATTTTCTCGTGAAAGACCATCCGTTCGTTGATGGCAAAAAACGGATTGGGGCCACCTTATTCCTTCGGTTTCTCGAGAAAAACGGACTCTTGTACCGAAGCGACGGGAGCCGTCTCCTCTCCAAGGAGGAGCTTGTTGCACTCACGCTTCTCCTGGCGGAAAGCTCCCCGAAGGACAAGGAATCCCTTGTTCGATTGACGACATACCTGTTGAGCAGTAAGCACGATGAGGTGGTGAGGAATGTATGA